The following are encoded together in the Streptomyces sp. NBC_01465 genome:
- a CDS encoding vWA domain-containing protein: MSSRTRKAAAQDKPDPATEAFAAGLAQVKRNPALGALNADICRSKTCKAAPQHGLTAVDSDGTIHAHPTRRAEPADWAWALAHSLLHLGFGHVPAVAGDRVQPDRFDRAARCVVVNRFLLTFPVGQVPDELPAGYPGGDEEQLAARWRRDGIPAEYDNCGTAGGSPDQYLVPWRSWQGSRPTDWQLAFAHALTSTMSAAMDVAGGRRSTLTGERVRLRPWDRALSWFVSSYPLLGGIAAGMTLVADAELARAQGISVAAVNAAAGEIYLNPLCPYTDEEWRFVLGHEMLHAALRHGERCGGRDPYLFNVAADYVVNSWLREMGVGEMPEGLLYDAELKDLSAEEVYDRIVTDLRRHRRLATLRGKGVGDILGEPLAHGTGRSVDLDEFYRRGLVQGFDLHTTGDRGLLPAGLIEEIRALAHPPVPWDARLARWFDEFVPRPEPVRSFARPSRRQAATPDIPRAGHYFPPEEIARCTFGVVLDTSGSMSRVLLGKALGAIASYAEARDVPAARVVFCDAEAHDAGFLPPTEIAGRVRVRGRGGTVLQPGIDLLQRADDFPPGAPVLVITDGWCDVLRIRREHAYLVPEGASLPFTARGPVFRMR; this comes from the coding sequence GTGAGCAGCCGTACGCGCAAGGCCGCCGCGCAGGACAAGCCCGATCCGGCCACCGAGGCCTTCGCCGCAGGGCTCGCGCAGGTCAAGCGCAACCCGGCGCTCGGCGCGCTGAACGCGGACATCTGCCGCAGCAAGACCTGCAAGGCGGCGCCGCAGCACGGCCTCACGGCCGTCGACTCCGACGGCACGATCCACGCCCACCCCACCCGCCGGGCCGAACCCGCCGACTGGGCTTGGGCGTTGGCGCACAGCCTGCTCCACCTCGGCTTCGGGCACGTCCCGGCCGTGGCGGGCGACCGCGTCCAGCCCGACCGGTTCGACCGGGCCGCGCGCTGCGTCGTGGTCAACCGCTTCCTGCTGACCTTCCCGGTCGGGCAGGTGCCCGACGAGCTGCCGGCGGGCTACCCCGGCGGCGACGAGGAGCAGCTCGCTGCGCGCTGGCGGCGCGACGGGATTCCCGCTGAGTACGACAACTGCGGTACGGCGGGCGGCAGTCCCGACCAGTACCTCGTGCCCTGGCGGTCCTGGCAGGGCAGCCGGCCCACCGACTGGCAGCTCGCCTTCGCGCACGCCCTCACCTCCACCATGTCCGCCGCGATGGACGTCGCGGGCGGCCGCCGCTCCACGCTCACCGGTGAGCGCGTACGGCTGCGGCCCTGGGACCGGGCGCTGAGCTGGTTCGTCTCCTCGTACCCGCTGCTCGGCGGGATCGCGGCCGGGATGACGCTGGTCGCCGACGCCGAACTCGCCCGCGCGCAGGGCATTTCCGTCGCCGCCGTCAACGCCGCCGCCGGGGAGATCTACCTCAACCCGCTCTGCCCGTACACCGACGAGGAGTGGCGCTTCGTCCTCGGCCACGAGATGCTGCACGCCGCCCTGCGGCACGGCGAGCGCTGCGGCGGCCGCGACCCGTACCTCTTCAATGTGGCCGCGGACTATGTCGTCAACAGCTGGCTGCGGGAGATGGGCGTCGGCGAGATGCCCGAAGGGCTGCTGTACGACGCCGAGTTGAAGGACCTGTCCGCAGAGGAGGTCTACGACCGGATCGTCACCGACCTGCGCCGCCACCGCCGGCTCGCCACCCTGCGCGGCAAGGGGGTGGGCGACATCCTCGGCGAACCCCTCGCCCACGGGACGGGCCGCTCCGTCGACCTGGACGAGTTCTACCGCCGCGGCCTGGTCCAGGGCTTCGACCTGCACACCACCGGCGACCGCGGACTGCTGCCCGCCGGGCTCATCGAGGAGATCAGGGCGCTCGCCCACCCGCCGGTGCCGTGGGACGCCCGACTGGCGCGCTGGTTCGACGAGTTCGTGCCGCGACCGGAGCCCGTACGCAGCTTCGCGCGCCCCTCGCGCCGGCAGGCGGCCACCCCCGACATCCCCAGGGCGGGCCACTACTTCCCGCCGGAGGAGATCGCCCGCTGCACCTTCGGCGTGGTCCTGGACACCTCGGGCTCGATGAGCCGCGTCCTGCTCGGCAAGGCGCTGGGGGCGATCGCCTCGTACGCGGAGGCCCGGGACGTCCCCGCCGCCCGCGTCGTCTTCTGCGACGCGGAGGCGCACGACGCGGGGTTCCTGCCGCCCACCGAGATCGCCGGGCGGGTACGGGTGCGGGGCCGGGGCGGCACCGTACTGCAGCCGGGGATCGACCTGCTGCAGCGCGCCGACGACTTTCCGCCCGGGGCACCGGTGCTCGTGATCACCGACGGCTGGTGCGACGTGCTGCGGATCCGCCGTGAACACGCGTATCTGGTGCCGGAGGGTGCCTCGCTGCCGTTCACCGCGCGGGGGCCGGTCTTCCGGATGCGGTAG
- a CDS encoding dihydrofolate reductase family protein — MEQLLRVMNFGVSSDGVAAGEHQTLERPFGDLSPEKLMAWAGATASWPMRTDGGGTRGLDDYFTRDFARNIGAEIMGRNKFGPQRGPWQDHEWRGWWGEEPPFRTPVFVMTHHERPSFTLADTTFHFVAGDPATVLQRAREAAQGQDVRLGGGVTTIRQFLDADLVDTLHVAVSPVTMGPGLRLWESPDELLDRFQLEVVPSPSGVKHHLFWRK; from the coding sequence ATGGAGCAACTGCTGAGAGTCATGAACTTCGGCGTCTCGAGTGACGGAGTCGCTGCCGGCGAGCACCAGACTCTTGAGAGGCCGTTCGGCGACCTCAGTCCCGAGAAGCTGATGGCCTGGGCCGGAGCCACCGCGAGCTGGCCCATGCGCACGGACGGCGGAGGGACCCGGGGGCTCGACGACTACTTCACGCGGGACTTCGCGCGCAACATCGGCGCCGAGATCATGGGCCGCAACAAGTTCGGACCCCAGCGCGGGCCCTGGCAGGACCACGAGTGGCGCGGCTGGTGGGGCGAGGAGCCGCCGTTCCGTACGCCGGTGTTCGTCATGACCCACCATGAGCGTCCGTCGTTCACGCTCGCCGACACCACGTTCCACTTCGTCGCCGGCGACCCGGCCACGGTCCTTCAACGGGCGCGGGAAGCGGCGCAGGGCCAGGACGTCCGGCTCGGCGGCGGCGTCACCACGATCCGGCAGTTCCTCGACGCCGACCTCGTGGACACCCTGCACGTGGCGGTCTCACCGGTGACGATGGGGCCCGGACTACGGCTCTGGGAGTCCCCCGACGAACTGCTCGACCGGTTCCAGCTCGAGGTCGTGCCCAGCCCGAGCGGGGTGAAGCACCACCTGTTCTGGCGAAAGTGA
- a CDS encoding cation diffusion facilitator family transporter → MTEEHGHDHGGHSHGVAADADRRWLAIALALITGFMAVEVVVGILASSLALISDAAHMLTDAASIVLALIAMRLAARPARGGFTYGLKRAEILSAQANGLTLLLLAAWLGYEAVRRIIDPPQVAGGLVLVTALAGIVVNVAAAWCLSKANRTSLNVEGAYQHILNDLFAFIGTAVAGLVVVLTGFVRADAIATLAVVVLMVRAGYGLVRDSGRIFLEAAPADLDPDAIGDRIVSNPSVTEVHDLHVWAITSGQPALSAHVLVDPDGDCHAVRRDLEKVLSHDYGIDHTTLQVDHTAEPALAHCGDPHGPVHRDAPHEH, encoded by the coding sequence ATGACCGAAGAGCACGGCCACGACCACGGCGGCCACTCCCATGGAGTGGCCGCCGACGCGGACCGCCGCTGGCTGGCGATCGCGCTCGCGCTCATCACCGGGTTCATGGCCGTCGAGGTGGTCGTCGGCATCCTGGCGAGCTCCCTCGCGCTGATCTCCGACGCGGCGCACATGCTCACCGACGCCGCCTCGATCGTGCTGGCGCTGATCGCGATGCGGCTGGCCGCCCGGCCGGCGCGCGGCGGATTCACGTACGGTCTCAAGCGCGCCGAGATCCTCTCCGCGCAGGCCAACGGTCTGACCCTGCTGCTCCTCGCGGCCTGGCTCGGCTACGAGGCGGTCCGCCGGATCATCGACCCGCCGCAGGTGGCGGGCGGACTCGTGCTGGTCACCGCGCTCGCCGGGATCGTCGTCAATGTGGCGGCCGCCTGGTGTCTGTCGAAGGCCAACCGCACCTCGCTCAATGTCGAGGGGGCCTACCAGCACATCCTCAACGACCTGTTCGCCTTCATCGGCACCGCCGTCGCCGGGCTCGTCGTGGTGCTCACCGGCTTCGTCCGCGCGGACGCCATCGCCACTCTCGCCGTCGTCGTGCTGATGGTCAGGGCGGGCTACGGCCTGGTCCGCGACTCCGGCCGCATCTTCCTGGAGGCGGCCCCCGCCGACCTGGACCCCGACGCCATCGGCGACCGGATCGTCAGCAACCCCTCGGTCACCGAGGTCCACGACCTCCATGTCTGGGCGATCACCTCGGGCCAGCCCGCGCTCTCGGCACACGTCCTGGTCGACCCGGACGGCGACTGCCACGCGGTGCGCCGCGACCTGGAGAAGGTCCTCAGCCACGACTACGGGATCGACCACACCACCCTCCAGGTCGACCACACGGCAGAACCGGCCCTGGCCCACTGCGGCGACCCGCACGGCCCCGTCCACCGGGACGCACCGCACGAACACTAG
- a CDS encoding phosphocholine-specific phospholipase C: MSELNRRRFLQIAGATAGFTALSGSIDRAAAIPATRTTGSIKDVEHIVVLMQENRSFDHYFGAMKGVRGFGDPRPVTLPSGKPVWNQPNGTKDVLPYHPDADDLGMQFIAGLDHDWAGGHSAFNKGAYNNWIPAKGTGTMAHLTREDIPFHYALADKFTVCDDYHCSFIGATDPNRYYMWTGWVGNDGKNGGPVLGNQEAGYDWTTYPERLQQAGISWKIYQDIGDGLDAAGSWGWIDDAYRGNYGDNSLLYFNKYRNAKPGDPLYDKARTGTNAKAGDGYFDLLKADVKAGKLPQISWIAAPEAFSEHPNWPANYGAWYVSQVLDALTSNPDVWSKTALFITYDENDGYFDHAVPPYAPASAAQGLSTVDTTLDYFPGNLSYAAGPYGLGQRVPMLVVSPWSTGGYVCSETFDHTSIIRFMEKRFGVGEPNISPWRRAICGDLTSAFDFSRQNTTPATLPDTDGYEPPDKVRHPSYVPKPPANPALPKQEPGSRPSRPLRYAPLVDGAATPSTGRYTLTFSGGTTAGAHFYVTSANRTDGPWTYTAEAGKTISDTWNAAYSKGSYDLTAHGPNGFLRTFKGPGSTAGPEVTARHVAATGNIDLTLTNAGTATVNLKITNAYGGASQTVAVAPGAKVVRTVNLGTTKRWYDLTVVSDKDTGFLRRLAGHVENGQPGVSDPAIITS; encoded by the coding sequence ATGTCAGAGCTGAATCGGCGCCGCTTCCTCCAGATCGCGGGCGCGACCGCGGGCTTCACCGCACTCTCCGGTTCCATCGACCGTGCCGCCGCCATCCCCGCCACGCGGACGACCGGCTCCATCAAGGACGTCGAGCACATCGTCGTGCTGATGCAGGAGAACCGTTCCTTCGACCACTACTTCGGTGCGATGAAGGGGGTACGCGGCTTCGGAGACCCGCGGCCCGTCACGCTGCCCAGCGGCAAGCCGGTCTGGAACCAGCCGAACGGGACCAAGGACGTCCTGCCGTACCACCCCGACGCCGACGACCTCGGCATGCAGTTCATCGCGGGGCTCGACCACGACTGGGCCGGCGGTCACAGCGCCTTCAACAAGGGCGCGTACAACAACTGGATACCCGCCAAGGGCACGGGCACGATGGCCCATCTGACGCGTGAGGACATTCCCTTCCACTACGCGCTCGCCGACAAATTCACCGTCTGCGACGACTACCACTGCTCGTTCATCGGCGCCACCGACCCCAACCGCTACTACATGTGGACCGGGTGGGTCGGCAACGACGGCAAGAACGGCGGCCCCGTCCTCGGCAACCAGGAGGCGGGCTACGACTGGACGACGTACCCCGAGCGCCTGCAGCAGGCCGGGATCTCCTGGAAGATCTACCAGGACATCGGCGACGGTCTGGACGCGGCCGGGTCCTGGGGCTGGATCGACGACGCGTACCGCGGGAACTACGGCGACAACTCGCTGCTCTACTTCAACAAGTACCGCAACGCCAAGCCCGGCGACCCGCTCTACGACAAGGCCCGCACCGGCACCAACGCCAAGGCGGGCGACGGCTACTTCGACCTCCTCAAGGCCGATGTGAAGGCCGGGAAGCTCCCGCAGATCTCCTGGATCGCCGCCCCCGAGGCCTTCTCCGAGCACCCCAACTGGCCCGCCAACTACGGTGCCTGGTACGTCTCCCAGGTCCTCGACGCGCTCACCTCCAACCCGGACGTGTGGAGCAAGACGGCGCTGTTCATCACCTACGACGAGAACGACGGCTACTTCGACCACGCCGTCCCGCCGTACGCGCCCGCCTCCGCCGCCCAGGGCCTCTCCACCGTCGACACGACGCTCGACTACTTCCCGGGCAACCTGAGCTACGCCGCAGGACCCTACGGCCTCGGCCAGCGCGTGCCGATGCTCGTCGTCTCCCCCTGGTCCACCGGCGGTTACGTCTGCTCGGAGACCTTCGACCACACCTCGATCATCCGCTTCATGGAGAAGCGCTTCGGCGTCGGCGAGCCCAACATCTCGCCCTGGCGCCGCGCGATCTGCGGCGACCTGACCTCGGCCTTCGACTTCAGCCGGCAGAACACCACACCCGCGACCCTGCCCGACACCGACGGCTACGAGCCGCCGGACAAGGTGCGCCACCCCAGCTACGTACCGAAGCCGCCGGCCAACCCGGCCCTGCCCAAGCAGGAGCCCGGCTCCCGCCCCTCGCGCCCCCTGCGCTACGCACCCCTGGTGGACGGCGCGGCGACCCCGTCGACCGGCCGCTACACGCTCACCTTCAGCGGCGGAACCACGGCAGGCGCGCACTTCTACGTCACCTCGGCCAACCGCACGGACGGCCCGTGGACGTACACCGCCGAGGCCGGCAAGACGATCTCGGACACCTGGAACGCTGCCTACTCCAAGGGCAGCTACGACCTCACCGCGCACGGCCCCAACGGCTTCCTGCGCACCTTCAAGGGCCCCGGATCCACCGCGGGCCCCGAGGTCACCGCCCGCCATGTCGCCGCGACCGGCAACATCGACCTGACCCTGACGAACGCGGGCACCGCCACCGTCAACCTCAAGATCACCAACGCCTACGGGGGTGCGTCGCAGACCGTCGCGGTGGCCCCGGGCGCCAAGGTCGTCCGTACGGTGAACCTGGGCACCACCAAGCGCTGGTACGACCTGACCGTCGTCTCCGACAAGGACACCGGCTTCCTGCGCCGCCTCGCCGGCCACGTGGAGAACGGACAGCCCGGCGTCAGCGACCCGGCGATCATCACCAGCTGA
- a CDS encoding GNAT family N-acetyltransferase, translated as MDQPLEVPVLAASGHVLRPWALSDLDLVREASADPYIPLVTTVPTPYSDEEGVAFVHRQWARAATRSGYPFVVAGDDGRAVGTVGLWLRDLEQGRASLGYWTVPSARGRGAASAALGAVAAWALDELRIPRLELHVEPWNTGSLRTAERAGFRREGLLRSWQEIGGERRDMVVHSMLRTDSRRGYGCS; from the coding sequence ATGGATCAGCCGCTCGAAGTGCCCGTGCTCGCCGCCTCCGGACATGTGCTCCGGCCCTGGGCTCTCTCCGATCTCGATCTCGTACGGGAGGCATCGGCGGACCCGTACATCCCGCTGGTCACCACGGTCCCCACGCCGTACTCCGACGAGGAGGGCGTGGCCTTCGTGCACCGGCAGTGGGCGCGGGCGGCCACCCGCAGCGGGTACCCGTTCGTCGTCGCCGGGGACGACGGGCGCGCGGTGGGAACGGTGGGGCTGTGGCTGCGCGATCTCGAACAGGGCAGGGCGTCCCTCGGGTACTGGACCGTGCCGTCCGCGCGCGGCCGCGGAGCCGCATCCGCCGCGCTCGGGGCGGTCGCCGCCTGGGCGCTGGACGAGCTGCGGATCCCCCGCCTCGAACTGCACGTGGAGCCGTGGAACACGGGGTCGCTGCGTACCGCCGAGCGGGCCGGCTTCCGGCGCGAGGGGCTGCTGCGGAGCTGGCAGGAGATCGGCGGCGAGCGGCGGGACATGGTCGTCCACTCGATGCTGCGAACCGACTCGCGCCGAGGGTACGGCTGTTCGTGA
- a CDS encoding GH116 family glycosyl-hydrolase codes for MTRRTRPRRAAAAAALTGLIVTGALTGAGAAPAGAAEDTAEDTAFTQGFESGALPDGWRITEGSFGQLVTDRAQFHNSATPYLREGNWHLSTLETPTQTPSDGYRGTVVSPAFTLTRPTVTMLVGGGSSATTYVALCAYDAAAADGCGHEIAQAHGANSEVMQYRTLDGTSAVGRQVVLKVVDHSTGSWGHVTLDDIRANVPPAATAPRVDRTKTAVHLTWTAAPDPTVTGYAVYRSTQQSSGYTRLGTATSATYSDSTAGATGTYFYRIAAVDAGGAESEPVTTLARPYTDLRAKGSPVTYEGDTLSDTRFAVGPLGSAGIVQDGTGARPTWWIFNNIGQLASGGWQNTPDTYTKGKVPNSFFAVRAQQDGGQPVVRALQTTGVGAFPAMKSLKFQGEYPLADYAFQDDQLPVQVSENVLNPMIPGDTKDSAIPTAMYRFTLKNPSDKPVTVSLLASQQNAVGFSGYDTIGGADDRVVAGYGGNHTEVASTTGAKPATSLRMSGATGAGTMNLTAYGDDISASSSWDTLSTLKDDLAADGELSGPATADSPAAQTTVDGALSVKVTLAPGASRTVPVNLNWHFPGAKNPNGGDGRQYENWWTGADDVADYVTAHYDQLLGDTTAYHDSLYNTNMPRYLIDRVSAATAVLHSPSVWWARNGFFGAREGWGCCPGMPTHVFHYAQAQAWLWPEVGRRWTQQWLDNTDTAGKIPMRFSGDSSFTMDGQTGVILSAYRTYETTDKAWLDANWPTVKRAMDYVVNLGDQDHDGILTGSFNTTLDGGETGNGSWLGSLYLASVHASQKMAEAEGDTATAALYSSIYEKGRVTGEKDYFNGEYYTEINNGTGASYGNGSEIDMLLGQWWSTQLGLGDIYDTAHMNTAAKNLFTDNYRDNLLGDTPYSGYNYAHQFRQYALETDGGLQMTTWPHHDQPSNTPLYYDELMSGFEYSAASLMLQRGQVDEGLKVVKAVSDRYNGVARKGPYINMSTCSTGDGTGSPFGDDECGKYYGRTLSSYSLLTALQGFSWNAPEGAMAFNPTWQPENHKSFFSTGDAWGTFTQKRTGGKQTDTLQVRHGSLDVRTLTLKVPEVKGTLTLKGVGSKGPLQGAQLKRDGDTVTVTLAAAHTFAKGEKLTVTLG; via the coding sequence GTGACACGACGTACGCGGCCGCGCCGTGCGGCAGCGGCAGCCGCGCTGACCGGGCTGATCGTCACCGGAGCCCTCACCGGCGCCGGTGCCGCGCCCGCAGGCGCGGCGGAAGACACGGCGGAGGACACGGCGTTCACGCAGGGCTTCGAATCGGGCGCACTGCCCGACGGCTGGCGCATCACCGAAGGGTCGTTCGGGCAACTCGTCACCGACAGGGCCCAGTTCCACAACAGCGCGACGCCCTACCTCCGCGAAGGCAACTGGCACCTCTCCACCCTGGAGACCCCCACCCAGACCCCCAGCGACGGCTACCGGGGCACCGTCGTCTCGCCCGCCTTCACCCTCACCCGGCCCACCGTGACCATGCTGGTCGGCGGCGGCTCGTCGGCCACGACCTATGTGGCGCTGTGCGCGTACGACGCAGCCGCGGCGGACGGCTGCGGACACGAGATCGCCCAGGCGCACGGCGCCAACTCCGAGGTCATGCAGTACCGCACGCTCGACGGCACCTCCGCCGTCGGCCGACAGGTCGTACTGAAGGTCGTCGACCACTCCACCGGCAGCTGGGGCCACGTCACCCTCGACGACATCCGCGCCAATGTTCCCCCTGCGGCCACCGCGCCCCGGGTGGACCGTACGAAGACGGCCGTGCACCTGACCTGGACCGCCGCCCCCGACCCGACGGTCACCGGTTACGCCGTCTACCGCTCCACGCAGCAGAGTTCGGGCTATACCCGGCTGGGCACGGCCACCTCGGCCACGTACAGCGACAGCACCGCGGGCGCCACCGGTACGTACTTCTACCGGATCGCCGCCGTCGACGCGGGCGGCGCCGAGTCCGAGCCCGTCACCACCCTCGCCCGCCCCTACACCGATCTGCGGGCGAAGGGCTCACCCGTCACCTACGAGGGCGACACGCTCAGCGACACCCGCTTCGCGGTCGGCCCGCTCGGTTCCGCCGGCATCGTGCAGGACGGCACCGGCGCCCGCCCCACCTGGTGGATCTTCAACAACATCGGGCAGCTCGCCTCCGGTGGCTGGCAGAACACCCCCGACACCTACACCAAGGGCAAGGTGCCCAACAGTTTCTTCGCCGTACGGGCCCAGCAGGACGGCGGGCAGCCCGTCGTCCGTGCGCTGCAGACCACCGGCGTCGGCGCGTTCCCGGCGATGAAGTCGCTGAAGTTCCAGGGCGAGTACCCGCTCGCCGACTACGCCTTCCAGGACGACCAGCTCCCCGTCCAGGTCTCCGAGAACGTCCTCAACCCGATGATCCCCGGAGACACCAAGGACTCCGCGATCCCCACCGCGATGTACCGCTTCACCCTGAAGAACCCGTCGGACAAGCCGGTCACCGTCTCCCTGCTCGCCTCGCAGCAGAACGCGGTCGGCTTCAGCGGCTACGACACCATCGGCGGCGCCGACGACCGGGTGGTCGCCGGGTACGGCGGCAACCACACCGAAGTCGCCTCCACCACCGGGGCGAAGCCCGCCACGAGCCTGCGGATGTCGGGTGCCACCGGCGCCGGCACCATGAACCTCACGGCGTACGGCGACGACATCTCGGCCAGCTCCTCCTGGGACACCCTGAGCACGCTCAAGGACGACCTCGCCGCCGACGGCGAACTGTCCGGCCCCGCCACCGCGGACAGCCCGGCCGCGCAGACCACCGTCGACGGGGCGCTGTCCGTCAAGGTCACCCTCGCACCGGGCGCGTCCAGGACCGTCCCGGTCAACCTCAACTGGCACTTCCCCGGCGCCAAGAACCCCAACGGGGGCGACGGCCGCCAGTACGAGAACTGGTGGACCGGCGCGGACGACGTCGCGGACTACGTCACCGCCCACTACGACCAACTGCTGGGCGACACCACCGCCTACCACGACTCCCTCTACAACACGAACATGCCCCGGTATCTGATCGACCGGGTCTCCGCCGCCACCGCCGTCCTCCACTCACCCTCCGTCTGGTGGGCCAGGAACGGCTTCTTCGGCGCCCGCGAAGGCTGGGGCTGCTGCCCGGGCATGCCCACCCATGTCTTCCACTACGCCCAGGCACAGGCCTGGCTCTGGCCGGAGGTCGGCCGGCGCTGGACCCAGCAGTGGCTCGACAACACCGACACCGCGGGCAAGATCCCGATGCGCTTCAGCGGCGACAGCAGCTTCACCATGGACGGCCAGACCGGCGTGATCCTCTCCGCGTACCGCACCTACGAGACGACCGACAAGGCCTGGCTGGACGCCAACTGGCCCACGGTCAAACGCGCCATGGACTACGTGGTGAACCTCGGCGACCAGGACCACGACGGCATCCTCACCGGCTCCTTCAACACCACCCTGGACGGCGGCGAGACCGGCAACGGCTCCTGGCTCGGCTCCCTGTACCTCGCCTCGGTCCACGCCTCCCAGAAGATGGCGGAGGCCGAGGGCGACACCGCGACCGCCGCCCTCTACTCCTCGATCTACGAGAAGGGCCGGGTCACCGGCGAGAAGGACTACTTCAACGGCGAGTACTACACGGAGATCAACAACGGCACCGGCGCCTCCTACGGCAACGGCTCCGAGATCGACATGCTGCTCGGCCAGTGGTGGTCGACCCAGCTCGGCCTCGGCGACATCTACGACACCGCGCACATGAACACCGCGGCGAAGAACCTCTTCACCGACAACTACCGGGACAACCTCCTGGGCGACACCCCCTACTCCGGGTACAACTACGCCCACCAGTTCCGCCAGTACGCCCTTGAAACCGACGGCGGACTGCAGATGACGACCTGGCCGCACCACGACCAGCCCTCCAACACCCCGCTCTACTACGATGAGTTGATGTCGGGCTTCGAGTACTCGGCGGCCTCCCTGATGCTCCAGCGCGGTCAGGTCGACGAGGGCCTCAAGGTCGTCAAGGCGGTCTCCGACCGCTACAACGGCGTGGCGCGCAAGGGCCCGTACATCAACATGAGCACCTGCTCCACAGGCGACGGCACCGGCAGCCCCTTCGGGGACGACGAGTGCGGCAAGTACTACGGGCGCACCCTCTCCTCGTACTCGCTGCTCACCGCGCTCCAGGGCTTCAGTTGGAACGCGCCGGAGGGGGCCATGGCCTTCAACCCGACCTGGCAGCCCGAGAACCACAAGTCATTCTTCTCCACCGGCGACGCCTGGGGCACCTTCACCCAGAAGCGCACCGGCGGCAAGCAGACCGACACCCTCCAGGTCAGGCACGGCAGCCTTGACGTGCGCACCCTCACCCTCAAGGTGCCCGAGGTCAAGGGCACGCTCACACTCAAGGGTGTCGGCAGCAAGGGCCCCCTCCAGGGCGCGCAGTTGAAGCGTGACGGCGACACGGTCACCGTCACGCTCGCTGCGGCACACACCTTCGCGAAGGGGGAGAAGCTGACCGTCACGCTCGGCTGA
- a CDS encoding dihydrodipicolinate synthase family protein has product MTIGGVSPVLEVPFLDDGSLDLPGFDRVVEAVLATGVGSVMFPGYASEFHKLTGAERELLTDRLLGATAGVAGFTAVVSVPDHATVVAVEVARRAAERGAGALNLLPPYLLGPSRDAVLAHLGAVLDAVAPLPVVLQYAPAQTGTSLDAAAIHALAGRHPNLGYVKVESAPPGRLISALELPALVGYAGLQLPDALRRGAAGVQPGCSFTELYQEIWRAWHEDDRPAALALHSALLPYLSYWMQHVELIVAAEKAISVRRGWFASAHCRAPGWTLDAAELAMVDRFMDEFGGRLPPLSRA; this is encoded by the coding sequence ATGACGATCGGCGGAGTGAGCCCCGTACTCGAAGTGCCCTTCCTGGACGACGGATCGCTCGATCTGCCCGGCTTCGACCGGGTGGTGGAGGCGGTGCTCGCCACGGGTGTCGGTTCGGTGATGTTTCCCGGGTACGCCTCGGAGTTCCACAAACTCACCGGCGCGGAGCGGGAGTTGCTGACCGACCGGCTGCTCGGCGCGACCGCGGGGGTGGCGGGGTTCACCGCCGTCGTCTCGGTGCCCGACCATGCCACCGTGGTGGCGGTGGAGGTGGCCCGGCGGGCCGCGGAACGAGGCGCGGGCGCCCTCAATCTGCTGCCGCCGTACCTCCTCGGCCCCTCCCGCGATGCGGTGCTGGCCCATCTCGGTGCCGTACTGGACGCGGTGGCTCCGCTGCCGGTCGTCCTGCAGTACGCGCCCGCGCAGACGGGGACGAGCCTGGACGCGGCCGCGATCCACGCACTGGCCGGGCGCCACCCCAACCTCGGCTACGTGAAGGTGGAGTCGGCGCCGCCGGGCCGGCTCATCAGCGCGCTGGAGCTCCCCGCGCTGGTCGGCTACGCAGGGCTGCAGTTGCCCGACGCGCTCCGGCGCGGTGCGGCCGGAGTCCAGCCGGGATGCTCGTTCACCGAGCTGTACCAGGAGATCTGGCGGGCATGGCACGAGGACGACCGGCCGGCCGCCCTCGCCCTGCACTCCGCGCTGCTGCCGTACCTCTCGTACTGGATGCAGCACGTGGAGCTGATCGTGGCCGCGGAGAAGGCGATCTCGGTGCGCCGCGGCTGGTTCGCCTCGGCGCACTGCAGGGCGCCCGGCTGGACGCTGGACGCCGCCGAACTCGCCATGGTGGACCGCTTCATGGACGAGTTCGGCGGACGCCTGCCCCCGCTCAGCCGAGCGTGA